A genomic window from Gossypium hirsutum isolate 1008001.06 chromosome D10, Gossypium_hirsutum_v2.1, whole genome shotgun sequence includes:
- the LOC107915898 gene encoding general transcription factor IIF subunit 2: MENKDNYLETSKAERSVWLMKCPGLVSRSLKAPQLSSSSSSSSASSSQAVAKVILSIDPRVSSDDNDSSSPQFTMELVGTETGDVPKRYSMDMTKDFVPMSVFSETSQGKLVVEGKILNKFDMRPHDENIENYGKLCRERTTKSMNKSRQIQVIDNDNGTHMRPMPGMIIAAVFNEKKKAPAKTSDTKRTRRDRGEMEDIMFKLFERQSNWTLRQLIQETDQPEQFLKDILKDLCIYNNKGTNQGTYELKPEYKKATDGTNP; this comes from the exons ATGGAAAACAAGGATAACTATCTTGAAACAAGCAAAGCTGAAAGGTCGGTGTGGTTAATGAAATGCCCTGGATTAGTTTCACGCTCTCTCAAAGCCCCTcaactctcttcttcttcttcttcctcttctgcTTCTTCTTCTCAAGCGGTTGCCAAAGTTATTCTTTCCATTGACCCCCGTGTTTCCAGTGATGATAATGACTCCTCTTCTCCTCAG TTCACCATGGAATTGGTTGGCACAGAAACCGGGGATGTACCGAAGCGCTATTCCATGGATATGACCAAAGACTTTGTTCCAATGTCTGTGTTTTCTGAGACTTCCCAAG GAAAGCTTGTGGTTGAGGGAAAAATACTGAACAAGTTTGACATGAGACCTCATGATGAAAACATCGAAAACTATGGGAAACTTTGCCGTGAAAGGACAACTAAATCTATGAACAAATCCAGACAGATACAG GTCATCGACAATGATAATGGAACTCACATGAGGCCTATGCCAGGGATGATTATCGCTGCTGTATTCAAC gaaaagaagaaggCGCCTGCCAAGACATCTGATACAAAAAGAACAAGGAGGGATCGTGGGGAGATGGAAGATATTATGTTTAAGCTCTTTGAAAGGCAATCGAATTGGACTTTAAGACAACTGATTCAAGAGACAGACCAACCTGAA CAATTTCTGAAAGATATACTTAAAGACCTGTGTATATACAACAACAAGGGAACTAATCAAGGAACGTATGAGCTGAAACCTGAATACAAGAAAGCAACCGATGGTACTAATCCTTAA
- the LOC107915901 gene encoding transcription factor GTE6 isoform X2, whose amino-acid sequence METVTMSTPDIAEVDQFRCRVDEIFQKIDKLEKKVNEVEQFYLNANKKKKSSSKGNSIREEQDKGRHVPSIKKQQQDASQRESTAAKRMQELMRQFGTILRQISQHKWAWPFMQPVDVKGLGLHDYYKVIEKPMDLGTIKNQMEAKDGNGYKNVRAICADVRLVFDNAMKYNEEGSDVHLMAKTLLEKFEEKWQLLLPKVTEEEKRREEEEAEAQLNIQLVREASHAKRVQAISNELYEVDTHLEQLRETVVQKCRKMSTKDKRNLGTAIARLSTEDLNKALEIIAQSNPGLQAMAEEVEIDIDAQSESTLWRLNFFVKDVFEGCDKSTAGNNKKKRKKGICDAIAQTVKKKSKKPSS is encoded by the exons ATGGAAACGGTAACGATGTCAACTCCGGATATTGCTGAAGTGGATCAGTTCAGATGTCGTGTTGATGAAATCTTTCAAAAGATTGATAAG CTTGAGAAAAAAGTGAATGAAGTTGAACAGTTCTACTTGAAtgccaataaaaagaaaaagagcagtTCTAAAGGTAACTCCATTCGAGAGGAACAAGATAAGGGAAGGCATGTTCCAAGCATTAAAAAGCAGCAGCAAGATGCATCCCAACGGGAATCAACTGCTGCAAAGCGAATGCAAGAGCTTATGCGCCAGTTTGGGACAATATTGCGTCAG ATCTCACAGCACAAGTGGGCATGGCCGTTTATGCAACCGGTAGATGTGAAAGGTCTTGGTTTACATGACTATTACAAG GTTATTGAAAAGCCAATGGACCTTGGTACAATAAAAAACCAAATGGAGGCTAAGGATGGTAACGGATATAAGAATGTTCGAGCTATATGTGCTGATGTAAGATTGGTTTTCGATAATGCAATGAAATACAACGAGGAAGGAAGTGATGTTCATCTAATGGCCAAAACTTTGCTGGAAAAATTTGAGGAGAAGTGGCAGCTTCTTCTTCCTAAAGTTACCGAAGAG GAGAAAAGACGTGAAGAGGAGGAGGCAGAAGCACAGTTAAATATACAGCTTGTACGAGAGGCTTCTCATGCCAAAAGGGTTCAGGCAATATCTAATGAG CTTTATGAGGTTGATACACATCTGGAACAGCTCAGAGAAACCGTTGTTCAAAAGTGCAG GAAAATGTCAACCAAAGATAAAAGAAATCTGGGGACTGCCATAGCCAGATTGTCTACAGAGGATCTTAATAAGGCATTGGAGATTATTGCTCAAAGTAATCCAGGGCTTCAAGCAATGGCTGAAGAGGTGGAGATCGACATTGATGCTCAG AGTGAATCCACCCTATGGAGGTTAAACTTTTTTGTGAAGGATGTTTTTGAAGGTTGTGATAAGAGTACGGCTGGCAACAACAAGAAGAAACGGAAGAAAGGGATTTGTGATGCTATTGCACAAACCGTCAAGAAAAAGAGTAAAAAGCCTTCCTCTTGA
- the LOC107915901 gene encoding transcription factor GTE6 isoform X1, producing the protein MTFTVFLFHLHFKNQMETVTMSTPDIAEVDQFRCRVDEIFQKIDKLEKKVNEVEQFYLNANKKKKSSSKGNSIREEQDKGRHVPSIKKQQQDASQRESTAAKRMQELMRQFGTILRQISQHKWAWPFMQPVDVKGLGLHDYYKVIEKPMDLGTIKNQMEAKDGNGYKNVRAICADVRLVFDNAMKYNEEGSDVHLMAKTLLEKFEEKWQLLLPKVTEEEKRREEEEAEAQLNIQLVREASHAKRVQAISNELYEVDTHLEQLRETVVQKCRKMSTKDKRNLGTAIARLSTEDLNKALEIIAQSNPGLQAMAEEVEIDIDAQSESTLWRLNFFVKDVFEGCDKSTAGNNKKKRKKGICDAIAQTVKKKSKKPSS; encoded by the exons ATGACATTCACTGTTTTTCTTTTCCACCTTCATTTCAAGAATCAAATGGAAACGGTAACGATGTCAACTCCGGATATTGCTGAAGTGGATCAGTTCAGATGTCGTGTTGATGAAATCTTTCAAAAGATTGATAAG CTTGAGAAAAAAGTGAATGAAGTTGAACAGTTCTACTTGAAtgccaataaaaagaaaaagagcagtTCTAAAGGTAACTCCATTCGAGAGGAACAAGATAAGGGAAGGCATGTTCCAAGCATTAAAAAGCAGCAGCAAGATGCATCCCAACGGGAATCAACTGCTGCAAAGCGAATGCAAGAGCTTATGCGCCAGTTTGGGACAATATTGCGTCAG ATCTCACAGCACAAGTGGGCATGGCCGTTTATGCAACCGGTAGATGTGAAAGGTCTTGGTTTACATGACTATTACAAG GTTATTGAAAAGCCAATGGACCTTGGTACAATAAAAAACCAAATGGAGGCTAAGGATGGTAACGGATATAAGAATGTTCGAGCTATATGTGCTGATGTAAGATTGGTTTTCGATAATGCAATGAAATACAACGAGGAAGGAAGTGATGTTCATCTAATGGCCAAAACTTTGCTGGAAAAATTTGAGGAGAAGTGGCAGCTTCTTCTTCCTAAAGTTACCGAAGAG GAGAAAAGACGTGAAGAGGAGGAGGCAGAAGCACAGTTAAATATACAGCTTGTACGAGAGGCTTCTCATGCCAAAAGGGTTCAGGCAATATCTAATGAG CTTTATGAGGTTGATACACATCTGGAACAGCTCAGAGAAACCGTTGTTCAAAAGTGCAG GAAAATGTCAACCAAAGATAAAAGAAATCTGGGGACTGCCATAGCCAGATTGTCTACAGAGGATCTTAATAAGGCATTGGAGATTATTGCTCAAAGTAATCCAGGGCTTCAAGCAATGGCTGAAGAGGTGGAGATCGACATTGATGCTCAG AGTGAATCCACCCTATGGAGGTTAAACTTTTTTGTGAAGGATGTTTTTGAAGGTTGTGATAAGAGTACGGCTGGCAACAACAAGAAGAAACGGAAGAAAGGGATTTGTGATGCTATTGCACAAACCGTCAAGAAAAAGAGTAAAAAGCCTTCCTCTTGA
- the LOC107915901 gene encoding transcription factor GTE6 isoform X4: protein MTFTVFLFHLHFKNQMETVTMSTPDIAEVDQFRCRVDEIFQKIDKLEKKVNEVEQFYLNANKKKKSSSKGNSIREEQDKGRHVPSIKKQQQDASQRESTAAKRMQELMRQFGTILRQISQHKWAWPFMQPVDVKGLGLHDYYKVIEKPMDLGTIKNQMEAKDGNGYKNVRAICADVRLVFDNAMKYNEEGSDVHLMAKTLLEKFEEKWQLLLPKVTEEEKRREEEEAEAQLNIQLVREASHAKRVQAISNEFNHQDIYRDLTFFSFMRLIHIWNSSEKPLFKSAGKCQPKIKEIWGLP from the exons ATGACATTCACTGTTTTTCTTTTCCACCTTCATTTCAAGAATCAAATGGAAACGGTAACGATGTCAACTCCGGATATTGCTGAAGTGGATCAGTTCAGATGTCGTGTTGATGAAATCTTTCAAAAGATTGATAAG CTTGAGAAAAAAGTGAATGAAGTTGAACAGTTCTACTTGAAtgccaataaaaagaaaaagagcagtTCTAAAGGTAACTCCATTCGAGAGGAACAAGATAAGGGAAGGCATGTTCCAAGCATTAAAAAGCAGCAGCAAGATGCATCCCAACGGGAATCAACTGCTGCAAAGCGAATGCAAGAGCTTATGCGCCAGTTTGGGACAATATTGCGTCAG ATCTCACAGCACAAGTGGGCATGGCCGTTTATGCAACCGGTAGATGTGAAAGGTCTTGGTTTACATGACTATTACAAG GTTATTGAAAAGCCAATGGACCTTGGTACAATAAAAAACCAAATGGAGGCTAAGGATGGTAACGGATATAAGAATGTTCGAGCTATATGTGCTGATGTAAGATTGGTTTTCGATAATGCAATGAAATACAACGAGGAAGGAAGTGATGTTCATCTAATGGCCAAAACTTTGCTGGAAAAATTTGAGGAGAAGTGGCAGCTTCTTCTTCCTAAAGTTACCGAAGAG GAGAAAAGACGTGAAGAGGAGGAGGCAGAAGCACAGTTAAATATACAGCTTGTACGAGAGGCTTCTCATGCCAAAAGGGTTCAGGCAATATCTAATGAG TTCAATCATCAGGATATTTACAGAGACCTAACTTTTTTCAGCTTTATGAGGTTGATACACATCTGGAACAGCTCAGAGAAACCGTTGTTCAAAAGTGCAG GAAAATGTCAACCAAAGATAAAAGAAATCTGGGGACTGCCATAG
- the LOC107915901 gene encoding transcription factor GTE6 isoform X3 gives MTFTVFLFHLHFKNQMETVTMSTPDIAEVDQFRCRVDEIFQKIDKLEKKVNEVEQFYLNANKKKKSSSKGNSIREEQDKGRHVPSIKKQQQDASQRESTAAKRMQELMRQFGTILRQISQHKWAWPFMQPVDVKGLGLHDYYKVIEKPMDLGTIKNQMEAKDGNGYKNVRAICADVRLVFDNAMKYNEEGSDVHLMAKTLLEKFEEKWQLLLPKVTEEEKRREEEEAEAQLNIQLVREASHAKRVQAISNEFNHQDIYRDLTFFSFMRLIHIWNSSEKPLFKSAAHATILGACVSCFSIDRLDQQSF, from the exons ATGACATTCACTGTTTTTCTTTTCCACCTTCATTTCAAGAATCAAATGGAAACGGTAACGATGTCAACTCCGGATATTGCTGAAGTGGATCAGTTCAGATGTCGTGTTGATGAAATCTTTCAAAAGATTGATAAG CTTGAGAAAAAAGTGAATGAAGTTGAACAGTTCTACTTGAAtgccaataaaaagaaaaagagcagtTCTAAAGGTAACTCCATTCGAGAGGAACAAGATAAGGGAAGGCATGTTCCAAGCATTAAAAAGCAGCAGCAAGATGCATCCCAACGGGAATCAACTGCTGCAAAGCGAATGCAAGAGCTTATGCGCCAGTTTGGGACAATATTGCGTCAG ATCTCACAGCACAAGTGGGCATGGCCGTTTATGCAACCGGTAGATGTGAAAGGTCTTGGTTTACATGACTATTACAAG GTTATTGAAAAGCCAATGGACCTTGGTACAATAAAAAACCAAATGGAGGCTAAGGATGGTAACGGATATAAGAATGTTCGAGCTATATGTGCTGATGTAAGATTGGTTTTCGATAATGCAATGAAATACAACGAGGAAGGAAGTGATGTTCATCTAATGGCCAAAACTTTGCTGGAAAAATTTGAGGAGAAGTGGCAGCTTCTTCTTCCTAAAGTTACCGAAGAG GAGAAAAGACGTGAAGAGGAGGAGGCAGAAGCACAGTTAAATATACAGCTTGTACGAGAGGCTTCTCATGCCAAAAGGGTTCAGGCAATATCTAATGAG TTCAATCATCAGGATATTTACAGAGACCTAACTTTTTTCAGCTTTATGAGGTTGATACACATCTGGAACAGCTCAGAGAAACCGTTGTTCAAAAGTGCAG CACATGCAACTATCTTGGGTGCATGTGtaagttgtttttctattgaCAGGTTAGATCAACAATCATTTTGA
- the LOC107930743 gene encoding elongation factor 1-alpha-like (The RefSeq protein has 2 frameshifts compared to this genomic sequence) — translation MGKEKVHINIVVIGHVDSGKSTTTGHLIYKLGGIDKRVIERFEKEAAEMNKRSFKYAWVLDKLKAERERGITIDIALWKFETTKYYCTVIDAPGHRDFIKNMITGTSQADCAVLIIDSTTGGFEAGISKDGQTREHALLAFTLGVKQMICCCNKMDATTPKYSKARYDEIVKEVSSYLKKVGYNPEKIPFVPISGFEGDNMIERSTNLDWYKGPTLLEALDQINEPKRPSDKPLRLPLQDVYKIGGIGTVPVGRVETGTLKPGMVVTFGPSGLTTEVKSVEMHHEALQEALPGDNVGFNVKNVAVKDLKRGFVASNSKDDPAKEAANFTSQVIIMNHPGQIGNGYAPVLDCHTSHIAVKFAELLTKIDRRSGKELEKEPKFLKNGDAGMIKMVPTKPMVVETFSAYPPLGRFAVRDMRQTVAVGVIKSVEKKDPTGAKVTKSAAKKGK, via the exons ATGGGTAAGGAGAAGGTTCACATCAACATTGTTGTCATTGGCCATGTTGACTCTGGGAAGTCAACCACAACGGGTCACTTGATCTACAAGCTTGGAGGTATTGACAAGCGTGTGATCGAGAGATTCGAGAAGGAAGCTGCTGAGATGAACAAAAGGTCATTCAAGTATGCCTGGGTGCTCGACAAGTTGAAGGCTGAGCGTGAGCGCGGTATAACCATTGATATTGCCTTGTGGAAGTTTGAGACAACCAAGTACTACTGCACTGTCATTGATGCTCCTGGACATCGCGACTTCATTAAGAATATGATTACGGGTACTTCTCAAGCTGACTGTGCTGTCCTTATCATTGACTCCACAACTGGAGGTTTTGAAGCTGGTATTTCCAAGGATGGGCAGACCCGTGAGCATGCTCTCCTTGCCTTCACTCTTGGTGTCAAGCAAATGATTTGCTGCTGCAACAAG ATGGATGCCACAACCCCCAAGTACTCAAAGGCAAGGTATGATGAAATTGTTAAGGAAGTTTCTTCCTACCTGAAGAAGGTTGGTTACAACCCTGAGAAGATTCCATTCGTCCCCATCTCTGGTTTTGAGGGTGACAACATGATTGAGAGGTCCACCAACCTCGATTGGTACAAGGGTCCAACCCTCCTTGAGGCTCTTGACCAGATCAATGAGCCCAAGAGACCCTCCGACAAGCCCCTCCGTCTCCCACTTCAGGATGTCTACAAGATCGGTGGTATTGGAACTGTCCCGGTGGGTCGTGTTGAAACTGGTACCCTTAAGCCTGGAATGGTTGTTACATTCGGACCTTCTGGATTGACCACTGAAGTTAAGTCTGTTGAGATGCATCATGAAGCTCTTCAAGAGGCTCTTCCTGGTGACAATGTTGGGTTCAACGTGAAGAATGTTGCTGTCAAGGATCTCAAGCGTGGATTTGTTGCCTCCAACTCCAAGGATGATCCTGCCAAGGAGGCAGCCAACTTCACCTCCCAAGTTATCATCATGAACCA AGGGCAGATTGGAAATGGCTATGCACCGGTCCTAGATTGCCAC TCCCATATTGCTGTCAAGTTTGCAGAGCTCTTGACCAAGATTGACAGGCGATCTGGTAAGGAGCTTGAGAAGGAGCCTAAGTTCTTGAAGAATGGTGATGCTGGTATGATTAAGATGGTTCCGACCAAGCCCATGGTTGTAGAAACCTTCTCCGCGTACCCTCCACTTGGACGTTTTGCCGTTAGGGACATGAGACAGACTGTTGCTGTTGGTGTGATCAAGAGTGTGGAGAAGAAGGACCCAACTGGAGCCAAGGTGACCAAGTCTGCTGCCAAGAAGGGCAAGTGA